The DNA window AGAAATTCGAGCATCACGACCAACCACAACTCTGTAATTGTCTTTGTCACGTTGTTGCTTGATCCATGTGCCATAAGCAGATGCAAATTTCACAGCATCAATAGGTGTTAAATTATCGCCTACATTACCTCCAATAGTTCCTCTAATTCCTGAAATTGATTTTATAAGTGTCATATATTGTTAATATTTTCAGCAAATATACCATTTCAAAACCGTAAATCTTAACTCACAATTCGTAAATTACACCTATGAATTTTCTAGCCCATATTTACCTTTCAGGAGACAACAAAATGATTACCATTGGCAACTTCGTCGCAGATGCTATTAGAGGTAATAAATACAAAATACTATCTTCAGAGTTTCAAGTTGGTATAAAACTACATCGTCATATCGATACGTTTACAGATTCGCATCCTATTGTAAGGCAGAGCACCAAACGATTACACAAAAACTATAGCCATTATAGCGGAGTGATTGTTGATATTTTATACGATCATTTTTTAGCCAAAAACTGGCTTACCTATTCAGACATTCCTTTAGATGTGTATATTGATGATTTTTATGAGTGTTTGAAAGAACACCATGACGTCTTACCCGAACGCTTTCAGAAGCTCATGCCTTTCATGATTGCAGACAATTGGTTATTGAGTTATGCGGAAGTTGATGGCATACAGCGAGTTTTGAACGGCATGAATAAGCGCACAAAAAACAAATCTAGAATGCACCTAGCAACCAAAGAACTCAAAGAATTCTATTCTGAATTTGAAGATGAATTTACGCGCTTTTTTGAAGAATTGATAGAAACCTCAAACACGAAACGTTTGGAACTCGAAAAAGAATACAAAATATGAGAACTTATGTTGCTTTATTAATCCTACTATTATCGATTTCAGCTTGTAAAAAAGAACAAATACAAGTTCATAAAAAAAGAGGTCTCATTACAGAAAATGCTATGGTCGTCACAGCAAGAAAAGAAGCCTCACAAATAGGAAGTGCTATTTTAAAAAAAGGCGGAAATGCCTTTGATGCGATGTTCGCAACAGAAATGGCGTTGGCAGTCGTATATCCTTATGCAGGGAATTTAGGAGGAGGCGGATTTATGGTTTACAGACTGGCAGATGGAGAAACAGGCGCTTTAGATTATAGAGAAAAGGCACCTTTAGCAGCTCACAAAACCATGTATTTAGATGAAAACGGCAATGTTATTAAAGATTTGAGTTCTGTTGGAGTACATTCAGTAGGCGTTCCTGGTACCATTGCTGGAATTTTTGCTGCTCATGAGAAATTTGGAACGCTTCCTATTAAAGATATCATGCAACCTGTTATTGAACTCGCTCAAAATGGTTTTATTATCACTGAAAAGCAGCATGTAAAATTAGAACATTATGATAGTATTATTCGAGCGGTTAACGGAAAAGACATTCTGTTTACTAAAAACATAAAAGTAAAAGACACTATTAAAAACCTGAAGCTTGCTGAAACACTAAAGCGAATCGTAACAAATGGAAAAGATGAGTTTTACAAAGGTGAAACTGCTAAGCAACTCATTACGTTTTTAAATGAAAAAGGAACCATAATGACGCTTGAAGATCTAGAGCGTTATGAAGCAAAATGGCGAGATCCAATCCAGTTTAAGTATAAAGACCTGAATGTAATTTCTATGTCACCTCCTTCAAGTGGTGGCTTATGTTTGGCTCAGATTATGAAGATGATAGAACCCTTCGATTTAAAATCTTATGGTCATAATTCGGTAAAAAGTATTCAAGTGATGGTGGAAGCAGAACGTCGTGCTTATGCAGACCGAAGTTACTTTTTAGGAGATCCCGATTTTGTGGACATTCCGACTAAAAAACTATTAAGTGATGCGTATTTAAGTAAACGTATGGACAATTTTTCGTTTGAAAAACCAACACCTTCAGACTCTATTTCCTATGGAGAAATCTTAGGCTACGAAAGTGAAGAAACGACGCACTACTCTATTGTTGATCCGTTTGGAAATGCAGTTTCAGTAACCACCACATTAAATAGTGGCTATGGTTCTAAACTATATGTTGATACACTCGGATTCTTTTTGAACAACGAAATGGATGATTTCAGCAGCAAACCAGGAGAACCCAATATTTACGGATTAATTGGAGGAAAAGCCAATAGTATTGCTCCAGAAAAACGCATGCTAAGTGCTATGACTCCTACAATAGTTGAAAAAAACGGAGAACTGTTTATGGTTTTAGGAACACCAGGAGGTTCTACAATTATAACTTCCGTATTACAAACCATTTTAAATGTGGTAGAATTTGATATGACAATGCAAGACGCTGTTGATGCGCCTCGATTACATCACCAGTGGCTACCAGATCATATTCGGATGGAAGTCGATTTATTTTCCGAAGAACTAAAGCAACAATTAGAAGCCAAAGGTTATGATATTAATGAAGCCTCTGCACCTATTACTGCAAGAGTTGAAGCTATTTTAGTGTTAGAAAGCGGGAAACTCGAGGGAGGAGCCGATTATAGAGCTGACGATACTGCAATCGGATTTTGATTTGTAGATTATTTTCTCTATTTTTCAATTTAAAATTTTATGAAAAATCGACCAGAAATACATTTAATTAAATTCTATTATAAAGAGAAGCATCAAATAGGGATTAAATTTAAATACAACAAAATACTAATAGATGTTGCCAAATCTATTCCATCTTCAAAATGGAATCAAATAGTTATGTTATGGCACCTTCCCTATACTACAAAAAACCTTGATTTGATTCGGTATTATTTTAAAGATTATGCATTCATAAATGAGAATGCATTAGGATTACAGGCAAAGCAAAAGAAAAGTATGCCTAAAACTGAAAGAAAATTAAACGAAGAGCAAAAAATAGTACTTAATAATTATTATAAATACTTAAGAGGGAAACGCTATAGTGATAGTACAGTAAAAAATTACACATTTCAAATTGCTGATTTTATTGATTACCATAGAGAGAAACAAATTCAAGATTTATGCAATAGAGATGTCGAATTATTTATAGAAGATGTTTTTATAAAGCGAAAACTAAGTATTAGTGTTCAACGACAATTTATAAGTGCATTAAAATTATTTATTGTTTTTGATAAATCGACACAAATTGAAGACATAGAATTAGTACGACCAAAGCGAGATAAAGTATTACCAACAGTTCTATCACAAAATGAGGTAATTGAATTAATAGCGAAAACAAAAAATTTAAAGCATAGAACCATTATTGCATTATTATATTCGGCAGGATTAAGAATAAGCGAACTCATAAATTTAAAAATTGATGATATAAATATTAACCGAAAGCAGTTTATTATTAAAAAAGCCAAAGGCAGAAAAGACAGATATGCACCTTTAGCTGAGCATTTATTACCACTATTAAGAAATTATATGATCACCTATGAACCAGAAACCTATCTTATAGAAGGAAAGCCAGGTTTTAAATATAGTTCAAGTAGTGTGAGTAAATTTTTGCATAAAGCAGCTTCACAATGCCGTTTAAAAGTTCGTGTTACACCACATACATTACGACATAGTTATGCAACACACTTATTAGAAAATGGTGTAGGGCTGCGACATATTCAATCGTTATTAGGCCATGCAAAACCAGAAACTACAATGATTTACACACATGTAGCTAGGAAAGACTTATTAGAGATTCGAAGCCCACTAGATCTTGCTGTAGAACACTATAAAAAAACGGATAATCTGGAACAAAAGTTCAAGATATCGGAAAAATAGCAACTGATATTGTGTATATTTATCGATATATAACGAGTTGTAGGTAATATAAAAACAAGAAAATGAGAAAAATTGTTCTTCTGATTATACTAATTAGCCAACTCTCTTTTGGTCAAGATGGAACTCAAGGAACGTTTTCAATGGCTGTTGTTAAACCAAATAAAGCTGAAATAGAAAAATCTTTAGAAAAGTTTACTGACTCAATAGAATTAACATATCGTAATCAATATTACACTTATCGTAATCGTCTTATCGAAATGCAGGATGAAAAACCTGAAGATTACCCAGAAGATATGAGAGCAGATTTTAAAGAAAGTAAAAAACAAGCTGCTCTTGAACTGAAACAATTGGATAGTCTAGAGAACCAAATCTTGAATTATAAATATTACGAACTGATTTCATACTACACGACAACAATTCTGAATATGTCTTTTAATGAATATGAACCATATTCCAGTATTTTTGAGGTTCAAAATCATGAAATTGAAAACGATGAATTATCAGAATATGCGGAAATTAAAAAAGTAGATTTTATTTTACTGTTTGAGAACATAAAAGTCACAAATATAGAAGGACTTTACAAAATGACTTCTCAACTAAAATTGTACTCGAAAAAAGAAAACAAAATTGTTCTCGAAAAGAATGTTTTCGGAAATACAAATAGCTATGGAGGAATGTGGACTTGTGGAAATTCATTGTCGTGTTTATTTATTACGTCAATTAAAAACTCAATGGAATTCTTAATCCCAGAAATCAGGCAAAGAATATAAAATACTACCTACAACAACGTGTATAACCAATTGCTTGGTTATCGCATACTCGGAAATTCCTAGCGGAATTTCCTATTGGTTCGTTTTCTTTTGCTAACTTAGTCATAGCCAACGCAACTAGCCATACACAAAACCGTTAGGCACAAGCGGATCTCACTCAAATGGAAAAACAGTTTACTTCGATATACAGGATTCGAGAATATGGTTTAAGTTGGGGAATCAGAATTCAAATTTCAGCAAGAATTGAAAAAGATAGTGGAGGAATAAAAATATCTCACAATCTGTTTTATGAAAACAAAGTTGAAAACATAAAACTAACGACTCAAGAAATTAATCTTTTGTTGGCTGGTATAAAATGGGTAAACTCATTGATTATAAATAAAATTAAGTTTCCGATAAAAATTGTTCTTGAAAAAATTGAATTAAATGAATGTGACTATCAAAGCGAAGGATTATTTTATGCAATTGCATTTTGGGCATCTGAGACTTTTAAATTTAGTTTGCCACAATATGAATTTAAATATGATGAAGAAAATGGTAAATATATTTTCCCAAATTTAACTGATGATATAGAAAAAGCCAATGCCTAACAACGTGTATAACCAATTGCTTGGTTTGTGTGTACTCGGAAATTCCTATCGGAATTTCCTACTGGTTCGGTTTCTTTTGCTAACTTAGTCCTAGCCAACGCAACAAGCCATACACAAAACCGTTAGGCACAAGAAAAAAATACTACTAATGAGATTAAATCTGCTGATATTATTAATGGTCATAAATTTAAGCTGTGTTAAAGGTCAATCTCAAAAAAAAATTGACAAAAAAGCAAATAAAGAACATATCTTACCATTAAAAATCAAAATTAGAGGGCAACTTAAACAAATTGAAGATTCAGGATTAATAATTCCTTCAATTGAATTTAACATAAATAGAAATTACGTAAAAGTTAAAGTTGGAGCAAATGAATTTTACAACACCAAATATGAGAATACTTCATTCTCTGAAATATTTAAATTGTTTGTCGTAGATGATTTTAAGAGTAATGAATACTTTTATAATCCCTATTTTAAATATATGGGTTATTTAGAAACATCAAAGGAAATAGCAGACAAAGAATACAAACGAAAATTTTCAAATTTTAAGAGAAAAGATATTAAAATCAATTATTTGGAATTGGATTCTACCGAAATTAGAAAATTTACTGTTCTTTCAAATTACATAAATGAAATAGCTATAGAGATTTTACAAGAATCAATTCAAAAAGATTCTATGATCGTTGCTAGTTCAATATCTGAAGCCTTAAAAAAACCTAAAAAAATTTATGAGTTAAGTTATAGAAATTCTTCGACCACAATTCTCTCTCCCGAAATTGGAAAACTAACTAATTTAAGAGTTTTGGATATTTCTGGTTCTCAAATAAAAATTATTCCTCCAGAAATAGAAAATTGTATTCATTTAAAATCAATTATAGCTAATGCAAGTCAATTATCAAAAGTTCCCAATTCAATAGGAAATTTGAAAAAATTAAGAAACATCAATTTCAGTTATTGCAAATTAAAAGAGTTACCAGAAGAATTTGGAAAACTAGAATCACTTTGGAATTTAAGTCTTGGTTCAAATCAACTAGATGATTTGCCAGAAAGTTTTACCAACTTAAAAAACTTACAAATGCTTAATATCTCTAATAATAATTTCTATGAATTTCCTAGAGAAGTTTTAAGTATAGAAAGTGTTGGGAATTTATGGATGCATGGAAATCGCTTCAAACAA is part of the Psychroserpens ponticola genome and encodes:
- a CDS encoding acyl carrier protein phosphodiesterase, which codes for MNFLAHIYLSGDNKMITIGNFVADAIRGNKYKILSSEFQVGIKLHRHIDTFTDSHPIVRQSTKRLHKNYSHYSGVIVDILYDHFLAKNWLTYSDIPLDVYIDDFYECLKEHHDVLPERFQKLMPFMIADNWLLSYAEVDGIQRVLNGMNKRTKNKSRMHLATKELKEFYSEFEDEFTRFFEELIETSNTKRLELEKEYKI
- the ggt gene encoding gamma-glutamyltransferase yields the protein MRTYVALLILLLSISACKKEQIQVHKKRGLITENAMVVTARKEASQIGSAILKKGGNAFDAMFATEMALAVVYPYAGNLGGGGFMVYRLADGETGALDYREKAPLAAHKTMYLDENGNVIKDLSSVGVHSVGVPGTIAGIFAAHEKFGTLPIKDIMQPVIELAQNGFIITEKQHVKLEHYDSIIRAVNGKDILFTKNIKVKDTIKNLKLAETLKRIVTNGKDEFYKGETAKQLITFLNEKGTIMTLEDLERYEAKWRDPIQFKYKDLNVISMSPPSSGGLCLAQIMKMIEPFDLKSYGHNSVKSIQVMVEAERRAYADRSYFLGDPDFVDIPTKKLLSDAYLSKRMDNFSFEKPTPSDSISYGEILGYESEETTHYSIVDPFGNAVSVTTTLNSGYGSKLYVDTLGFFLNNEMDDFSSKPGEPNIYGLIGGKANSIAPEKRMLSAMTPTIVEKNGELFMVLGTPGGSTIITSVLQTILNVVEFDMTMQDAVDAPRLHHQWLPDHIRMEVDLFSEELKQQLEAKGYDINEASAPITARVEAILVLESGKLEGGADYRADDTAIGF
- a CDS encoding tyrosine-type recombinase/integrase — protein: MKNRPEIHLIKFYYKEKHQIGIKFKYNKILIDVAKSIPSSKWNQIVMLWHLPYTTKNLDLIRYYFKDYAFINENALGLQAKQKKSMPKTERKLNEEQKIVLNNYYKYLRGKRYSDSTVKNYTFQIADFIDYHREKQIQDLCNRDVELFIEDVFIKRKLSISVQRQFISALKLFIVFDKSTQIEDIELVRPKRDKVLPTVLSQNEVIELIAKTKNLKHRTIIALLYSAGLRISELINLKIDDININRKQFIIKKAKGRKDRYAPLAEHLLPLLRNYMITYEPETYLIEGKPGFKYSSSSVSKFLHKAASQCRLKVRVTPHTLRHSYATHLLENGVGLRHIQSLLGHAKPETTMIYTHVARKDLLEIRSPLDLAVEHYKKTDNLEQKFKISEK
- a CDS encoding leucine-rich repeat domain-containing protein, translating into MRLNLLILLMVINLSCVKGQSQKKIDKKANKEHILPLKIKIRGQLKQIEDSGLIIPSIEFNINRNYVKVKVGANEFYNTKYENTSFSEIFKLFVVDDFKSNEYFYNPYFKYMGYLETSKEIADKEYKRKFSNFKRKDIKINYLELDSTEIRKFTVLSNYINEIAIEILQESIQKDSMIVASSISEALKKPKKIYELSYRNSSTTILSPEIGKLTNLRVLDISGSQIKIIPPEIENCIHLKSIIANASQLSKVPNSIGNLKKLRNINFSYCKLKELPEEFGKLESLWNLSLGSNQLDDLPESFTNLKNLQMLNISNNNFYEFPREVLSIESVGNLWMHGNRFKQIPSEIVNLKGLHHFLVDVTEIDNIEEIKSLIPKVRIIDETNRR